One stretch of Euphorbia lathyris chromosome 7, ddEupLath1.1, whole genome shotgun sequence DNA includes these proteins:
- the LOC136201100 gene encoding BTB/POZ domain-containing protein At1g21780-like isoform X1, whose translation MAGFQRKCKMAGFQKKSKTVDSKVEMISRVVRWKIEGLEPYSYKKSDAFKLGIWTWHLSVQRKRGGEIYVDLFPLDSPTCKEQSPIATFYLRIFNAAPNRRHYHTYFHERLLRNCNDYIGFETDFSGSFIIHVEFRDLKTCTLNRKIGSQQTNHVLVTDSLYIDYQGWKDRSIWSSDGMLQPVSTQSTSTSRIPCFSRMLDEAIHADVTINTADGTVSAHKAVLSASSPVFQSMFHHELKEKESSTIYIQDMTLDCCKALLSYLYGTIEPGTFWTHRIALIGAANKYDIQDLKDACEESLLEDLNSGNVLERLQEAWLYQLHKLKNGCLKYLIDFGMINDVEQEIRNNFFREADRELILELVEKMLAVGIMSCIIV comes from the exons ATGGCAGGCTTTCAAAGAAAGTGCAAGATGGCAGGCTTTCAAAAGAAGAGCAAGACGGTAGATTCAAAGGTGGAGATGATTTCAAGAGTAGTCCGGTGGAAAATCGAGGGCTTAGAACCTTACTCTTACAAGAAATCCGACGCATTCAAGCTCGGAATCTGGACTTG GCATTTGAGTGTACAAAGGAAAAGAGGTGGAGAAATATACGTTGATTTATTTCCACTGGACTCTCCAACTTGTAAAGAACAGTCTCCTATTGCAACTTTTTATCTGCGCATCTTTAATGCCGCTCCTAATCGTAGACACTATCATACTTATT TTCATGAGAGATTGCTTCGGAATTGTAATGACTATATTGGTTTCGAGACGGATTTTTCTGGCTCCTTTATCATTCATGTTGAGTTTCGGGATCTCAAGACCTGCACTCTCAAT CGTAAAATCGGCTCCCAACAGACCAATCATGTATTGGTCACTGACTCGCTGTACATTGATTATCAGGGTTGGAAAGACCGTTCTATATGGTCTAGTGATGGAATGCTGCAGCCTGTTTCAACCCAGAGCACGAGCACGAGCAGGATTCCATGTTTCTCTCGCATGCTAGACGAGGCAATCCATGCTGATGTTACCATCAACACTGCCGATGGTACCGTGAGCGCTCATAAAGCAGTTCTTTCAGCAAGTTCACCTGTCTTCCAGAGCATGTTCCATCATGAACTCAAGGAAAAAGAGTCATCTACAATCTACATTCAAGACATGACATTAGATTGTTGCAAGGCTCTTCTAAGTTACTTGTATGGAACCATTGAACCGGGGACTTTTTGGACGCACCGGATAGCGTTGATCGGGGCAGCGAACAAGTATGATATACAAGACCTAAAAGATGCCTGTGAAGAAAGTTTGTTGGAAGATTTAAATTCGGGTAACGTGCTCGAGCGGCTGCAAGAGGCGTGGCTATATCAGCTGCATAAACTCAAAAATGGATGTTTGAAGTACTTGATTGATTTTGGGATGATAAATGATGTTGAACAAGAAATAAGAAACAATTTCTTCAGGGAAGCAGACAGGGAATTGATTCTGGAATTGGTTGAGAAAATGTTGGCAGTTGGTATCATGTCATGTATTATTGTGTGA
- the LOC136201100 gene encoding BTB/POZ domain-containing protein At1g21780-like isoform X2 — MAGFQRKCKMAGFQKKSKTVDSKVEMISRVVRWKIEGLEPYSYKKSDAFKLGIWTWHLSVQRKRGGEIYVDLFPLDSPTCKEQSPIATFYLRIFNAAPNRRHYHTYFHERLLRNCNDYIGFETDFSGSFIIHVEFRDLKTCTLNGWKDRSIWSSDGMLQPVSTQSTSTSRIPCFSRMLDEAIHADVTINTADGTVSAHKAVLSASSPVFQSMFHHELKEKESSTIYIQDMTLDCCKALLSYLYGTIEPGTFWTHRIALIGAANKYDIQDLKDACEESLLEDLNSGNVLERLQEAWLYQLHKLKNGCLKYLIDFGMINDVEQEIRNNFFREADRELILELVEKMLAVGIMSCIIV, encoded by the exons ATGGCAGGCTTTCAAAGAAAGTGCAAGATGGCAGGCTTTCAAAAGAAGAGCAAGACGGTAGATTCAAAGGTGGAGATGATTTCAAGAGTAGTCCGGTGGAAAATCGAGGGCTTAGAACCTTACTCTTACAAGAAATCCGACGCATTCAAGCTCGGAATCTGGACTTG GCATTTGAGTGTACAAAGGAAAAGAGGTGGAGAAATATACGTTGATTTATTTCCACTGGACTCTCCAACTTGTAAAGAACAGTCTCCTATTGCAACTTTTTATCTGCGCATCTTTAATGCCGCTCCTAATCGTAGACACTATCATACTTATT TTCATGAGAGATTGCTTCGGAATTGTAATGACTATATTGGTTTCGAGACGGATTTTTCTGGCTCCTTTATCATTCATGTTGAGTTTCGGGATCTCAAGACCTGCACTCTCAAT GGTTGGAAAGACCGTTCTATATGGTCTAGTGATGGAATGCTGCAGCCTGTTTCAACCCAGAGCACGAGCACGAGCAGGATTCCATGTTTCTCTCGCATGCTAGACGAGGCAATCCATGCTGATGTTACCATCAACACTGCCGATGGTACCGTGAGCGCTCATAAAGCAGTTCTTTCAGCAAGTTCACCTGTCTTCCAGAGCATGTTCCATCATGAACTCAAGGAAAAAGAGTCATCTACAATCTACATTCAAGACATGACATTAGATTGTTGCAAGGCTCTTCTAAGTTACTTGTATGGAACCATTGAACCGGGGACTTTTTGGACGCACCGGATAGCGTTGATCGGGGCAGCGAACAAGTATGATATACAAGACCTAAAAGATGCCTGTGAAGAAAGTTTGTTGGAAGATTTAAATTCGGGTAACGTGCTCGAGCGGCTGCAAGAGGCGTGGCTATATCAGCTGCATAAACTCAAAAATGGATGTTTGAAGTACTTGATTGATTTTGGGATGATAAATGATGTTGAACAAGAAATAAGAAACAATTTCTTCAGGGAAGCAGACAGGGAATTGATTCTGGAATTGGTTGAGAAAATGTTGGCAGTTGGTATCATGTCATGTATTATTGTGTGA
- the LOC136235904 gene encoding gibberellin 20 oxidase 2-like, whose product MEILGISLGVDRLDYRKFFEDGTSLLRCNYYPPCQEPDLTLGTGPHTDPTSLFILHQDEVGGLEVFSDNVWNAVEPKQATLVINIGDTFQALSNGIYKSCMHRAVVNKSTKRKSMAFFVSPKEDKVVSAPHQLGKRVYPDFTWSQFVHFTQKHYRADGSTLHNFVTWLISKSENA is encoded by the exons ATGGAGATATTGGGAATTAGCTTAGGAGTTGATAGGCTTGACTACAGGAAGTTCTTTGAAGATGGTACGTCTCTGTTAAGGTGTAACTATTACCCTCCGTGTCAGGAGCCGGATCTGACTCTTGGAACTGGACCTCATACTGATCCGACTTCCCTATTCATACTTCACCAAGATGAAGTTGGTGGTCTTGAGGTTTTTTCAGACAATGTGTGGAACGCTGTTGAACCT AAACAAGCA accCTGGTCATCAACATCGGTGACACTTTCCAG GCACTGTCGAATGGGATATACAAGAGTTGTATGCATAGGGCAGTCGTTAACAAGTCAACTAAGAGGAAATCGATGGCATTTTTTGTTTCGCCTAAAGAAGACAAGGTCGTGAGTGCACCGCACCAACTCGGGAAACGAGTTTACCCAGATTTTACTTGGTCTCAGTTTGTCCATTTCACTCAAAAGCACTACCGAGCTGATGGATCCACCCTTCACAACTTTGTCACTTGGCTCATTTCCAAATCCGAGAATGCTTAG
- the LOC136200450 gene encoding BTB/POZ domain-containing protein At1g21780-like, producing IDSKVEMISRVVRWKIEGLEPYSYKKSDAFKLGIWTWKRGGEIYVDLFPEDSPTCKEQSPIATFYLRIFNAAPNRTHYHTYFHERLLRNCNDYIGFETDFSGSFIIHVEFRDLKTCTLNGWKDRSIWSSDGMLQQPVSTPSTSTSRIPCFSRMLDEAIHADVTINTADGTVSAHKAVLSASSPVFQSMFHHELKEKESSTIYIQDMTLDCCKALLSYLYGTIEPGTFWTHRIALIGAANKYDIQDLKDACEESLLEDLNSGNVLERLQEAWLYQLHKLKNGCLKYLIDFGMINDVEQEIRNNFFKEADRELILELVEKMLAVGIMSCVIV from the exons ATAGATTCAAAGGTGGAGATGATTTCAAGAGTAGTCCGATGGAAAATCGAGGGCTTAGAACCTTACTCTTACAAGAAATCCGACGCATTCAAGCTCGGAATCTGGACTTG GAAAAGAGGTGGAGAAATTTACGTTGATTTATTTCCAGAGGACTCTCCAACTTGTAAAGAACAGTCTCCTATTGCAACTTTTTATCTGCGCATCTTTAATGCCGCTCCTAATCGTACACACTATCATACTTATT TTCATGAGAGATTGCTTCGGAATTGTAACGACTATATTGGTTTCGAGACCGATTTTTCTGGCTCCTTCATCATTCATGTTGAGTTTCGGGATCTCAAGACCTGCACTCTCAAT GGTTGGAAAGACCGTTCTATATGGTCTAGTGATGGAATGTTGCAGCAGCCTGTTTCAACCCCGAGCACGAGCACGAGCAGGATTCCATGTTTCTCTCGCATGCTAGACGAGGCAATCCATGCTGATGTTACCATCAACACTGCCGATGGTACTGTGAGCGCTCATAAAGCAGTTCTATCAGCAAGTTCACCTGTCTTCCAGAGCATGTTCCATCATGAACTCAAGGAAAAAGAGTCATCTACAATCTACATTCAAGACATGACATTAGATTGTTGCAAGGCTCTTTTAAGTTACTTGTATGGAACCATTGAACCGGGGACTTTTTGGACGCACCGGATAGCGTTGATCGGGGCAGCGAACAAGTATGATATACAAGACCTAAAAGATGCCTGTGAAGAAAGTTTGTTGGAAGATTTAAATTCTGGTAACGTGCTCGAGCGGCTGCAGGAGGCGTGGCTATATCAGCTGCACAAACTGAAAAATGGATGCTTGAAATACTTGATTGATTTTGGGATGATAAATGATGTTGAACAAGAAATAAGAAACAACTTCTTCAAGGAAGCAGACAGGGAATTGATTCTGGAATTGGTTGAGAAAATGTTGGCAGTTGGTATCATGTCATGTGTTATTGTGTGA